The Elaeis guineensis isolate ETL-2024a chromosome 13, EG11, whole genome shotgun sequence genome includes a region encoding these proteins:
- the LOC105056679 gene encoding LOW QUALITY PROTEIN: uncharacterized protein (The sequence of the model RefSeq protein was modified relative to this genomic sequence to represent the inferred CDS: inserted 2 bases in 1 codon; substituted 1 base at 1 genomic stop codon) — MTKSEGIISCSSLSKLDKERHYDGDFKSDILGGSQKGTCSAGTRFLRQDHLYHPSLESDFLEGHDSGEDPCIFAPPKANCKVNLKTVLNGMVPILTDQNRIQGDSRSQQNSSLDISFLSSEKNGDSFLHPSVCIPSAPPLLEMEAINYDAYREVLEAEPPEWLPDSYTAVCMKCTSPFTAITCGRHHCRFCGGIFCRNCTKGRCLLPFKFREHNPXRVCDAFYDRLDPLQGILINLISNAXYKASNTLKSYCQVSRLNPEKSIPLAVLKGAKGLAIVTVAKAGVFLTYKVGTGLVVSRRSDGSWSAPSAILSFGLGWGAQIGGELMDFIIVLHGSKAVKAFTSRMHFSLGAGLSAAAGPVGTVVEADLRAGDRGSGLCYTYSCSKGAFVGVSLGGNVVATRMDTNLRFYGDPYLTTTDILLGTVERPRAAGPLYSALDDLYSKLSY, encoded by the exons ATGACAAAATCTGAAGGAATCATTTCATGCTCTTCTCTTTCCAAGCTCGATAAAGAAAGACATTATGATGGAGACTTTAAATCTGATATTTTGGGTGGCTCTCAGAAAGGTACTTGTTCAGCAGGGACAAGATTCTTAAGACAGGATCACTTGTATCATCCATCACTTGAATCCGACTTTCTTGAGGGGCATGATTCGGGCGAGGATCCATGTATATTTGCTCCACCCAAAGCTAATTGTAAAGTGAACTTGAAAACTGTACTGAATGGCATGGTTCCAATTCTAACTGATCAGAACAGAATACAAGGCGATAGTCGATCGCAACAAAATTCAAGCTTAGATATATCATTTCTAAGTTCTGAAAAGAATGGAGATAGTTTTTTGCATCCATCAGTTTGCATACCAAGTGCTCCACCTCTTCTTGAGATGGAAGCTATCAATTATGATGCATATAGAGAAGTATTGGAAGCAGAACCTCCTGAATGGCTGCCAGATAGTTATACTGCTGTCTGCATGAAATGCACTTCTCCTTTCACAGCCATTACTTGTGGAAGGCATCACTGTCGATTTTGTGGAGGTATCTTCTGTAGAAACTGTACAAAGGGGAGATGTTTATTGCCTTTTAAGTTCAGAGAGCACAATCCTTAGAGAGTATGTGATGCTTTCTATGATAGACTGGATCCACTGCAGGGTATTTTGATTAACTTAATTAGCAATGC ATACAAGGCATCAAATACTCTGAAGAGCTATTGCCAG GTTTCTAGATTGAATCCTGAGAAATCTATCCCCTTGGCTGTTCTCAAAGGAGCAAAAGGGCTTGCCATAGTAACGGTTGCTAAAGCTGGTGTATTTCTTACTTACAAAGTTGGTACAGGTCTGGTAGTTTCTCGAAGGTCAGATGGGTCATGGTCTGCACCATCTGCCATTTTATCTTTTGGGTTAGGATGGGGAGCACAG ATTGGGGGTGAGCTCATGGACTTCATCATCGTGCTTCATGGCAGTAAAGCTGTCAAGGCATTCACTAGCCGCATGCACTTTTCTCTTGGGGCAGGTTTGAGTGCTGCAGCAGGACCAGTTGGCACGGTGGTTGAAGCAGATCTCCGAGCCGGAGATAGAGGGTCTGGCTTGTGTTATACTTATAGTTGCAGCAAAG GTGCTTTTGTTGGGGTCTCACTGGGAGGAAATGTTGTTGCAACGAGGATGGATACTAATTTGCGCTTCTACGGTGATCCTTATCTCACCACTACCGACATTTTGTTGGGGACGGTAGAGAGACCAAGAGCTGCTGGGCCTTTGTACTCTGCTTTGGATGACCTATACTCAAAACTGAGCTACTAG